A stretch of Streptococcus sp. oral taxon 061 DNA encodes these proteins:
- a CDS encoding peptide deformylase, producing the protein MEKKIVKDMMFLSQVSQPASKEDLPLAKDLQDTLLANRETCVGLAANMIGVQKRVIIFNIGMIPMVMFNPVLKSFEGSYETEEGCLSLTGVRPTTRYEKITVSYRDIQWQEQTITLTGFPAQICQHELDHLEGRII; encoded by the coding sequence TTGGAAAAGAAAATTGTAAAAGATATGATGTTTTTGTCGCAGGTATCCCAGCCTGCGAGTAAAGAGGATTTGCCTCTAGCAAAGGATTTGCAGGACACCTTACTGGCTAATCGTGAAACCTGTGTTGGACTAGCAGCTAATATGATTGGGGTGCAAAAACGTGTCATTATTTTTAATATCGGCATGATTCCTATGGTTATGTTTAATCCCGTTCTCAAGTCTTTTGAAGGGTCTTACGAGACCGAGGAAGGTTGCTTGTCTCTGACAGGAGTAAGACCAACAACCAGATATGAAAAGATTACAGTAAGCTACAGAGACATCCAATGGCAAGAGCAGACCATTACCCTGACAGGCTTTCCTGCTCAGATTTGTCAGCATGAATTGGATCATTTGGAAGGACGTATCATTTAG
- a CDS encoding cation-translocating P-type ATPase, translating into MSKEQNKDLFYTQTAEEVLKNLDSSVEGLSTTQAQERLATYGRNELEEGEKRSLLAKFLDQFKDLMIIILLAAAALSVITEGMDGLTDAIIILAVVVLNAAFGVYQEGQAEAAIEALKNMSSPMARVRRDGHVIEIDSKELVPGDIVLLEAGDVVPADMRLFEAASLKIEEAALTGESVPVEKDVTGLVEADAGIGDRVNMGYQNSNVTYGRGIGVVTNTGMYTEVGKIADMLANADETETPLKQSLEQLSKALTYLIVVIAVITFLVGVFVRGEHPLEGLMVAVALAVAAIPEGLPAIVTIVLSLGTTTLAKRNSIVRKLPAVETLGSTEIIASDKTGTLTMNQMTVEKVYTNGQLQSSAAEIAASNNTLRIMNFANDTKVDPSGKLIGDPTETALVQFGLDHNFDVREVLKDEPRVAELPFDSERKLMSTIHKEADGTYFIAVKGAPDQLLKRVTRIEVNGEVRPITEEDKNAILATNKDLAKQALRVLMMAYKTSNEIPTLESEIVESDLIFSGLVGMIDPERPEAAEAVRVAKEAGIRPIMITGDHQDTAEAIAKRLGIIDPNDTEDHVFTGAELNELTDEEFQKVFKQFSVYARVSPEHKVRIVKAWQNEGKVVAMTGDGVNDAPSLKTADIGIGMGITGTEVSKGASDMVLADDNFATIIVAVEEGRKVFSNIQKSIQYLLSANMAEVFTIFFATLLGWDVLQPVHLLWINLVTDTLPAIALGVEPAEPGVMTHKPRGRKSNFFDGGVFGAIIYQGIFQTMLVLGVYGWAILFPEHQVQSEIHADALTMAFATLGLIQLLHAFNVKSVYQSIFTVGLFTNKTFNWSIPVAFVLFVVTILVPGFNNLFHVSHLSLTQWMVVAVGALMIVVLVEIVKAVQRALGKDKNAI; encoded by the coding sequence TTGTCAAAAGAACAAAATAAAGATTTGTTTTACACACAAACTGCAGAAGAAGTCCTAAAGAATCTGGACTCATCTGTCGAGGGTTTGTCAACTACTCAGGCTCAAGAACGCTTAGCGACTTATGGTCGTAATGAGTTGGAAGAGGGTGAGAAACGTAGCCTACTAGCTAAATTCCTTGATCAATTTAAGGATTTGATGATTATCATCTTGCTTGCGGCAGCGGCACTTTCTGTGATTACAGAAGGAATGGACGGTCTAACGGATGCCATTATCATCTTGGCCGTTGTTGTCTTGAATGCTGCCTTTGGGGTTTACCAAGAAGGGCAAGCAGAAGCAGCCATTGAAGCTCTGAAAAATATGTCTAGCCCGATGGCTCGTGTTCGTCGTGACGGTCATGTCATTGAGATTGACTCAAAAGAATTGGTACCCGGAGATATCGTCTTGCTTGAAGCGGGAGATGTCGTGCCTGCAGATATGCGTTTGTTTGAAGCAGCTTCTCTTAAAATTGAAGAAGCAGCTCTTACAGGGGAGTCTGTGCCAGTTGAAAAAGATGTGACAGGACTTGTTGAAGCAGATGCTGGTATTGGGGACCGCGTTAATATGGGTTACCAAAACTCAAATGTAACTTATGGTCGTGGTATTGGTGTCGTAACAAACACTGGTATGTATACAGAAGTTGGTAAGATTGCAGATATGTTGGCTAATGCCGATGAGACTGAAACACCATTGAAGCAAAGCTTGGAACAATTATCTAAAGCCTTGACTTACTTAATCGTTGTGATTGCGGTTATCACTTTCTTGGTTGGTGTCTTCGTTCGTGGAGAACATCCGTTAGAAGGCTTGATGGTTGCGGTTGCTCTTGCGGTTGCTGCGATTCCAGAAGGACTCCCTGCCATTGTAACTATCGTTCTATCTTTAGGAACAACTACTCTTGCTAAACGTAATTCTATCGTTCGTAAATTACCAGCGGTTGAAACTCTTGGTTCAACAGAAATCATCGCATCTGATAAAACAGGTACTTTGACTATGAACCAAATGACTGTTGAGAAGGTCTACACCAACGGTCAATTGCAAAGCTCAGCAGCTGAGATTGCTGCTAGCAACAATACGCTTCGCATCATGAACTTTGCCAATGATACTAAGGTAGACCCATCTGGCAAATTGATTGGGGATCCAACTGAGACAGCCCTTGTACAGTTTGGTTTGGATCACAACTTTGACGTTCGTGAAGTTTTGAAGGATGAGCCACGTGTAGCAGAATTGCCATTTGACTCAGAACGTAAACTTATGTCTACGATCCATAAGGAAGCAGACGGTACTTACTTTATCGCTGTCAAGGGTGCCCCTGACCAATTGCTCAAGCGTGTGACTCGTATCGAAGTCAATGGGGAAGTTCGCCCAATCACAGAAGAAGATAAAAATGCCATCCTTGCAACCAACAAAGACTTGGCTAAACAAGCCCTTCGTGTCTTGATGATGGCTTACAAGACAAGTAACGAAATTCCAACCTTGGAATCTGAAATTGTTGAATCTGACCTTATTTTCTCTGGTTTGGTCGGCATGATTGATCCTGAGCGTCCTGAAGCAGCAGAAGCTGTACGTGTCGCTAAAGAAGCAGGTATCCGTCCGATTATGATCACTGGTGACCACCAAGATACAGCGGAAGCTATTGCCAAACGTCTTGGAATCATTGATCCAAATGATACAGAAGACCATGTCTTCACTGGAGCTGAGTTGAACGAACTCACTGATGAAGAATTCCAAAAAGTCTTCAAGCAATTCTCTGTATACGCACGTGTGTCACCTGAGCACAAGGTTCGCATCGTTAAAGCTTGGCAAAATGAAGGTAAGGTTGTCGCTATGACGGGTGATGGGGTCAACGATGCGCCTTCCCTTAAGACAGCTGACATCGGTATCGGTATGGGGATTACAGGTACAGAAGTTTCTAAGGGAGCATCTGATATGGTCCTTGCTGATGATAACTTTGCAACCATTATCGTAGCGGTAGAAGAAGGACGTAAGGTCTTCTCAAATATCCAAAAATCAATCCAATACCTCTTGTCTGCCAATATGGCTGAAGTTTTCACCATCTTCTTTGCAACCTTGTTAGGTTGGGATGTACTTCAACCAGTGCATTTGCTATGGATTAACCTGGTAACAGATACGCTACCAGCCATCGCTCTTGGGGTGGAACCAGCTGAACCAGGGGTCATGACCCACAAACCACGTGGCCGTAAGTCTAACTTCTTTGATGGTGGTGTCTTCGGAGCAATCATTTATCAAGGGATCTTCCAAACGATGCTCGTTTTAGGTGTTTATGGTTGGGCAATTCTCTTCCCAGAGCATCAAGTTCAATCTGAAATCCACGCAGATGCCCTTACCATGGCTTTTGCAACTCTCGGTTTGATCCAATTGCTCCATGCCTTTAACGTTAAGTCGGTTTACCAATCTATCTTTACAGTCGGACTCTTTACGAACAAGACATTTAACTGGTCTATCCCAGTTGCCTTCGTCCTCTTTGTGGTGACAATTTTGGTTCCTGGATTTAATAATCTCTTCCACGTTTCACATTTGAGTTTGACTCAATGGATGGTGGTCGCTGTAGGAGCGCTTATGATTGTAGTCCTTGTTGAGATTGTTAAAGCAGTCCAACGAGCACTTGGAAAAGATAAAAACGCGATTTGA